The Methanosarcina acetivorans C2A genome includes the window CGATCCCATCTTGTGGCGTACCTGCTTTGGTTGGATTCAGATGACGTTTGTAGATAAAACCTGCTTTGAGAAATTGAGTTAGTATTGACTTTTCCATCGGAACGTTAGTCAGCAACCACTGATGATTTATATTATCGAAACATCCATTAATATCGCCTTCCAAGATCCGTTGAGCTGAATTTTTCCTGCTTAGACATAGAAATATTTGCTGACAAGCATCCTTAGTGCTTCGATGTCTTCCGAATCCAAAAGACCTCATATCAGACATATTTTCAGCTATGGGTTCAAGAGCTAAGGAGTATAAGGACTGTACAGCTCTGTCATACATTGTTGGGATACCTAAAGGGCGTTTCTTCTTCTTACCAGGTTTATTAATGAAGACTCTTTTGAGGGGTTTTGCTTTGTATCTTTTACCAGTGAGACTAAGGACAGCCTTTATTTTGGAGGTAGGGGTTAACCATCTCTCACCGTCAATTCCAGGGGTCC containing:
- a CDS encoding reverse transcriptase N-terminal domain-containing protein, with protein sequence MKGGKLLNVSNSTISSQDKKLTDFQLYQNWKTINWNHVEKSVNKLQTRITKAVLQNKWNLVKRLQYLLTHSYSAKLLVVRRVTQNKGKRTPGIDGERWLTPTSKIKAVLSLTGKRYKAKPLKRVFINKPGKKKKRPLGIPTMYDRAVQSLYSLALEPIAENMSDMRSFGFGRHRSTKDACQQIFLCLSRKNSAQRILEGDINGCFDNINHQWLLTNVPMEKSILTQFLKAGFIYKRHLNPTKAGTPQDGIVRRESYTLDCGTIAILSIQNVPTLMCIPGNGFVQSSEDNEV